Below is a genomic region from Eupeodes corollae chromosome 1, idEupCoro1.1, whole genome shotgun sequence.
atgagttgataaatcctccaagagtaattcttgtcatgaaaagtgctttctcaaattagcctttcagATGTGGTATATAATCTGTAGTTCCCCTCCATCCTTTAAATGACTAGCACACAAGAATGGTAAAGATTTTTGgttcactaggtcctagttctctaAGGACTTATGCCCCACAtaatgtttaatattaatatttattacttGCCCTACGGCAATCCAAATGTTgacatacaaaatacaagtaaagttttttcttttctctctaaatttataaattgcgCCAGTTACGGAGGCATCAGTATCCTGAACATTGCTGAAAAGTCTACCATTGACCaattattcacattacgacagatcttggtaaaagaaatagaaactcAAATTGATACCCGTACTGTCACTtgttcaacatcgttctggaaatagttgtgcaaaactcaaccgtctaCACTCTTCCAAAACTTCAtacaattactcggatacgccgatgacattgacatcattggaagatcaaagcttggTGTCAAGTtagcgtttttgagtattgcaACGGAAACGGAGAAGaagggtttagtggtcaatgagggcaagaacaagtatatgctgtcatcaaaaaaggacattcaacgacgaagtcttggacaaaacgtcaccatggacagctataactttgaggtagttaaggactttgtctaactaGGCACCACTAAAACGGCACCAGCAGCGCtggaatcaaatgaaaaataactcttTCAAAATCGGTGCTtgtttggacttagaaggcaattgaataGTAAGGTCTTCTCTCGAGCAtattaaatcaccatctataaataagtcactcatcatcctggttttcatttatggcgcAGAGGCCGGGAAcatttcaaagaaagatgagagcgtcttaggatgcttcgagagaaaaattctttggttgACTTTTGGACCTCTGCATGGATGGTgggtggaggagaagatacaacgacgaactgtgggctttacagcgacactgacctggttcaaagaataaaagtccaacgacttcacatgagcacgacgaacgaattacaaaatgtgagtttttaTACgtcgtcaaaatcgacgaatattcgttcatttgttggtcgttggtcgtgttcatgtgaaaagtgttttaaatggccgggtcatgtagagcgaatggacataaaagctccagcctggaaggtcttcgaatcctaTCCCGAGGATAggatagctagggaccgagctggctgggtacgcatgttggttgaggcccaggccacaacggactgtagcgccactaaGTAAGACTTAAATGACCTAAACTAAATCTAAGCGATAAAGTGCTAAGGACTATGTGGTACTTTTATATGTTCAGTCTGTAGTATTATAATGGGGCTGTTTTTGCTTACTTTCGACGCAGCCTCAAGGTGgcgttagtgaagtaaagtcccaagtttgaaatgtatgacacttcaaaaacttggtcaaaacttaagttcaaagaatgcagttgaatgcaaatgaagtcccttatgttgtatgaacctgcccattttctAGTCTTATTTTAAGATCTGTAATCAAATATAAGACAACATAAATAACTTCAATTGCAATTAATTCCATTCCTTGGACATACATTTTGAATAAGGTTACTAATAAGATTGCCAAACTTCTCCAATCCCAGGACGAAGAAGTTCAACTTttccttaaatgaaaaaatgttacCAGCTATGTACATACATGTTTTAAACACAAGTACACTGAACATGAAAGTAAAAgtcaattttccaataaagttgaatCAATTGGCAGTTGGCTAGtcagataataataataaagataatCAAGATATTctcgtttttttgtttgacgTCAAAACAATTAGAATTAAATCTAATttgtaattattaatttttatatttgtacaaTTCTTAAGTTAATTTCTTCAAATGTCTTcactttaaaatacaataagaaGGAATGACCATTGTGatgtcacaaaaataaaattaaaaagatgacaAGGGTATGCGTATACCCTTTATTCAATGGATCTAATCAAGAAAAATTGGCTAATTAATGAATCAATTAATTGctcaaattattaatttcttggtttaaatttaaatgaacagtCGCATTCAATAATTGTTAGCTGGAATAATCCTTCATAAAAGATGATCGAGTGTGTAAGAACTGAGCGTTAGAGCTAGTTTGTAAATATCCTAATGGATATGTATTTGTAAGGGAATCGATAGTTTGACACTTTAAACTAGTGAATCGATTGAATTTGTGTTGGTTTGGTTGAATaatggacattaaaataatgtttataattgATAAAAATCTGGGTCAATTGTTGGTGTAGATCAGACGAACAAATCTCATTTCAAAGTAAGGTAAAACGATACAAAAAACTTGATTATTATATAAAGATAGGTTTTTTCAACTATTCTGAAAACCCCGACgtgaaaattttactaatttgaGTCAATTATTCTGAAGTCCTATCACTTTATTACAATCTATCTCTATTTTAGAACCCAATTTTTGTTCTTCCCCGCCATTAAAGGAGTTTAATCAAAAGAGACATCAAAATAAGCTCTATATCAGAACACCGCCaaccaaaataaattatgaagtGTGTCCGTTAAGAATTAAGTCCAGGTAACTTACAactttctgtgtgcgagtaattttatCAGGGATGAAGTGGACGTACAATCAAATCCGAACTTCTAatctgagaaagcacttttcatagcaagaattactcttagaggattagtcaattccttgcaagaggcagtacaagtgaaaaacttaagatggtACAGGCAGGAATTTAACGCAATACATCTGAAATGACAGTTCTATGCACTAACCATACTCCCGCGGGTACTACCGTGAATatgatagatattttttttcgaacacCTATGTTCTACAGATTAAAAACGTTCCTAATTATTAAGGACAAGTTATAGcttcagcttttgttttttcatagttgaaaattttgttttgagattaaaaaagttcagtttgttgttttgtatcaaaatcaagcttaagaaatattatgTACTTAAGAAACACTATCAGTAATAGCTATAATTAGGCAGCTTCAGACGAAGTAAGAGACTTAAAAGTTTAGTAAGTTTCTAGTTTCTAATTGGCCAGcgccaaaaaattactttccaatTAATGCAACTTTAATAGAAAGTTCATTGGAAAGTGTGTCACGAAAAATCTCCATCTGCTaggacagttgatcatgttttttcattcaactttatttattttcagcaCAACTTTATTAATGCTTTCTTTAAAAGtattccttgtcaatttggaaaagaataattaagtaatatttccttacaatataaaatagaaatcgtgatggacttgaaGCTTGACtgaggaaaaaaaaatttacgttcaaagcaTGCACTTCACTGAAAATGAAGTCttttatgttgcctgaacctacCCATAGGTTTTCATCATTGCATAGGTTCAGATGACCTTTTAGAGACTTAAGGGCAAGACAAGTTTCTAATGTGTTATTGGCCAAAATTTGCCTTCCAAcaaaggcaactttattggaaagttcactggaaaggaaattaaaaaaacatgtcacTTGCTATTAACTCTACTTCTATGAAATTGGTGGCTGATCTTTTTTCAATCAACTGTTAGGCgaactttattaatttgtttgtatgatGCCATTTAATGTTtagtgtaaaagggttccttgtgaTATTAAAAGAGTAGTAAGaaatttttctttacaatataaAACACTCCTCAGAATGGATTAGCAGACAGattaaggaatttttttaaaataataatgttgttGGCATTTCTGCAAAGAAGTATAGTAAAAGGTAATCAACtaaagtgaaaagtttaaaataaatgacattcattggaattttttcgaCAGTTCGCTTATAGCTTTAATTAATAATTGGTTTCAATTATGACAACCAATGAATGTTATAAAGTTTCCAACCACCTAGTGACGATATCATTCTTTTATGTGTTTGTTTCTTTTCcatttatttgatgttttgGGGTCTAATATCACTAAAACCATTTATATGCTAAATTTAATATGATATTTCATATTTGACTTCTTGAAAGTGTGTATTTaccattaaattaataaacaaaatcttaacTTGAACCCAGAAAACGGCAACGCGAACCACACGTGGCGTAGTTGACATTTatgttgtcattttgacattctATTCTATAACATGCCTGTATCGCTTCGGCtatgtatttttaaagattttttttgtaatcaacGCGAAGCGAAAAGAAGGAAATCCTCCCATTATTTATCCACATTTTTTTCTCCTTttacacaatttaatttttaaaaaatgtctaaaaaatataaaaataagtctcTCTCGGAACAAGTATCGGAAAATTTAAATCGACATCTTAACAATTCGGACACATCGTCGGAGGACGAAGAAACACCCAAAGTATCACATTTTAATGAGGAAGATTATAATTTTGGTAACGACGACGAAGCAATCAATTCCCTAAGTGAAATTCgtaaaagaaatgttaaattgctATCCGAGCAAAGTACCAAATACAGTGGAGTAATTGTATCGCGAAAAAATGACGATACAtccgatgaagatgatgatgaatatAATGATAATGACGGCACCGATAGTCAGACAAGCGCCGTTGGGACTCCTGAGGATCAAGCTATGTTCCACAAAGATGGTTCGGAGGAGGATGAACCTGAAATCAATAGCGATGAAGATCAAGACAGCAATGAAGATTTAAGTAGCAATGAAGATGAAGAAACTCCAGAGAGTGAATTGTTTGTTGCCAGAAACAATAAGCTCGAAGCCGAAAAGGGTGTTTGTGTGCAAAATCAATTGTCTATTTGGgagaaacttttagaaatacgaattcattcacaaaaaatactaaacaagGCAAACAGTTTACCTAATCccgataaatttcaaaaactttgcaaTCACAAGGAATTCAAAGACCCAGCTCaagaagttaagaaaaatgcagaaatgcTGCTCGAGAAATTAATAGAAACCCAAGTTACGCTAGCTAACcaattttctgaaataaaaaaaattggtctttCAGCCAGAAAAAGAAGTAATTCCCGATCCAATGAAGGCAGTGATTCTTCTTTGTCCAAAAAGTATGCTCCAGCCATCGAGGACAATTTCGAAAAGTTTCGCCCTTATCGCAACGCAGTTCTGCTTAAATGGGAAGATCGCACCAAGCTCTTGACGCCAGGAtcgaaaagaaaacaacttaCCGATGAATTtgatattgttaaaaaagtcgATAACGTTTTAATGAAACGCGATGAACAAATCGCCAAGTCGCAAAAACTTAAAGGCACTTATAAACTATTTAGTCAAAACCAAACTGAAGATTCAGAAGATAAAACCGATGGCAAAGAAATATCTAGTCCACATATTTATGATGATACTGACTTCTATCACTCCCAGCTGAGGGAATTAATCGAATTCAAGTCAAATGTATCGTCCAATGCGTATGATGTAACAAAGCAATTTGCCGAGCTgcaaaaactacgtcaaaagatgaagaaaaaggtTGACACCAGAGCCAGCAAGGGTCGCAAAATCAGGTTAGTCAATATGCGTTTATTTCTAAGATTTGTGTGTAAAATTGCTTTCAATTATCTAGGTATGTTGTACACAACAAACTGGTGAACTTTATGGCACCCAATGATTCAACCGATTGGACCGATGAATCGAAGAACGAACTCTATCGGTCGTTGTTTGTAACGTAGTTACAGCTGTTTGcggaaataaattaatattaatgtaAATAACATGTGTCcctattaaatttaacttataaaTTAAGAAGAGAGACtttctttctttattataaGAACCTTTTCACTTGACAAAGACAATATATTGCTTGCTGTTTTATAAACTCTAAATCTCAACTACAAGCAGCGGAGAGAACGTCATCATCAGAATTTATCATTACCATAATAAACCAATGTTATCTATGTACTTCTGCATATTTTGTTCTCATATCCTGCATTTATGTTAATAAGGTAAGTCAAttggtttacaaacaaaaaaacaatcccATAAGAAAAGAATCGAGGGGGAAACGTTATTAAAACTccgcaaattaattttgtagtacccgtggcatgatggttagtgcgttggactgtcatgcaaggggtcttgggttcaatcgctgcctgtgccaccttaattttaaaaaattaattttcgcgggtactgcctcttgcgaggaattgacaaatccttcgagagtaattgttgtcatgaaaaagtgctttctcaaattagccgttcggattcggcataaaattgtaggtcccttccattcctgacaacagtactcgcacacaggaatgggtgagagttgtaagtcactaggccctggttcacaacaaactgttgttttatttatttaaattaattttgtagtcAAACTCtgaattaaatgaataaatgaacAGGAATGGATGTTATTGGTATTTAATCCATTTGGATTTGTTTATCTGGTTATCTGCTGAGTTTTTGGAAGGCTATTTGAGCTTACGTTGGTTAAGATCGACAAAAAGacattcataattttatttaaataattttatttatttcttttgagtggtacacatttttcttttgagtgtacatatttttataatttattggctCATTGCATTTAAcacga
It encodes:
- the LOC129938787 gene encoding protein Aatf — its product is MSKKYKNKSLSEQVSENLNRHLNNSDTSSEDEETPKVSHFNEEDYNFGNDDEAINSLSEIRKRNVKLLSEQSTKYSGVIVSRKNDDTSDEDDDEYNDNDGTDSQTSAVGTPEDQAMFHKDGSEEDEPEINSDEDQDSNEDLSSNEDEETPESELFVARNNKLEAEKGVCVQNQLSIWEKLLEIRIHSQKILNKANSLPNPDKFQKLCNHKEFKDPAQEVKKNAEMLLEKLIETQVTLANQFSEIKKIGLSARKRSNSRSNEGSDSSLSKKYAPAIEDNFEKFRPYRNAVLLKWEDRTKLLTPGSKRKQLTDEFDIVKKVDNVLMKRDEQIAKSQKLKGTYKLFSQNQTEDSEDKTDGKEISSPHIYDDTDFYHSQLRELIEFKSNVSSNAYDVTKQFAELQKLRQKMKKKVDTRASKGRKIRYVVHNKLVNFMAPNDSTDWTDESKNELYRSLFVT